Proteins from a single region of Desulfonatronum thiosulfatophilum:
- a CDS encoding efflux RND transporter permease subunit, with protein sequence MNAILAGLLGRGRTLLLLLLLLLTAGGAAYVIAPKEAAPDIDIPIFFVTVVYPGVSAEDSERLLLQPLERELQQLAGLDELVSNAGEGFGIIRLEFLPGFESRTAMLDVQQAVDVAAPELPAGAEQPVVNEVNLDLFPILSIVLSGPMEERSLLQVARNLRDRLEGIDGVLQVDIIGERDEVMEILVDPTMMETYQISFQELAGAVERNNQLVPAGSVHAGAGRIGIIVPGTIENMEDVRNIAVRVEEGIVITVDDVAEVREGFVDPERFARIDGEPALTLDVRPRTGANVLITVDAVLRELEQAQQAWPEALRVTLLQNQAEQIENLLGDLENTVIIAVLLVSLTIIAVMGLRAALLVAVAVPGAFLTGILVIYAMGFTLNIVVLFALILVVGMLVDGAIVVVELADRYIKEGRHRREAFLLASQRMAWPIISAAATSIAVFVPMLFWPGMIGEFIIYLPATVIITLLASLLMALVFVPALGQVLGPRSQGDDEKSRRIKAAETGDYQHTGKITARYVEVLGHCCRRPVLTLAGGVGLVLCLYLLYGVFGRGVEFFPDIEPETLQVRVHARGDLSVWEADDLVRQVEQRLAGLNGVEAVNTQAIADQQLRLQQNLPADTIGVIRLELLDWRQRPKAAEISAAVRQRTRDLPGLRVLVRDEGQGPARGLPIVVELSGEQRPLLFQAVSQARTLMEELGGFAEIQDDLPVPGVELRLIVDREEAARYGANVLLLGQSVQMLTAGVVLGVYRPAHSDEEVDIRMRFPLERRNMEELARLRVPTVSGMVPITNFVRMEPAPATGVINRINGRPAYRIEADAASGYQVNEQIRRLDQALQGAELPEGVDFILRGQAEDQAESANFLRAAFLVSIFLMFLILVTQFNSLLQAALVMSAIVFSTAGVLLGLLVRGEPFNIVMSGIGILALAGIVVNNNIVLIDHYNRERRRGLEGLEAALRTGAQRMRPVVLTAVTTILGLLPMVLGLTIDFLERDIYFGAPATQYWIALSTAIVGGLIIATPLTLLFTPAMLAWMDRRGKGNLPRGEKRHSA encoded by the coding sequence ATGAATGCGATTCTTGCCGGGCTCCTCGGCCGTGGCCGAACGCTTCTGCTGTTGCTTCTTTTGCTGCTGACCGCCGGTGGAGCGGCATACGTCATCGCTCCGAAAGAGGCCGCGCCGGATATCGACATTCCGATTTTTTTCGTCACCGTCGTCTATCCCGGCGTTTCAGCCGAAGATTCCGAACGCCTCTTGCTGCAGCCCTTGGAGCGTGAACTCCAGCAATTGGCGGGACTCGACGAGTTGGTTTCCAATGCCGGAGAGGGGTTCGGGATCATCCGGCTTGAATTTCTGCCCGGCTTTGAAAGCCGCACCGCCATGCTCGACGTCCAGCAGGCCGTGGACGTGGCCGCTCCGGAACTGCCCGCGGGCGCCGAACAACCGGTGGTCAATGAAGTCAATCTGGATCTTTTCCCGATTCTGAGCATCGTCCTTTCCGGGCCGATGGAGGAGCGTTCGCTGCTTCAGGTGGCGCGGAATCTGCGCGATCGCCTGGAAGGCATCGATGGCGTGCTGCAGGTGGACATCATCGGTGAGCGGGACGAGGTCATGGAGATCCTGGTCGACCCGACCATGATGGAAACCTATCAGATCTCGTTTCAGGAACTGGCCGGCGCCGTTGAACGGAACAACCAGCTTGTGCCCGCCGGTTCCGTCCATGCCGGTGCGGGACGGATCGGGATTATTGTTCCCGGGACCATCGAGAACATGGAGGACGTACGCAATATCGCCGTGCGGGTGGAAGAGGGGATCGTGATCACGGTCGATGACGTGGCCGAGGTTCGGGAAGGCTTTGTTGATCCGGAACGTTTCGCCCGTATTGACGGTGAACCCGCACTGACCCTGGATGTGCGCCCGCGGACGGGCGCCAACGTGCTGATCACCGTGGACGCCGTGTTACGGGAACTGGAGCAGGCGCAACAGGCCTGGCCCGAGGCACTGCGGGTGACCCTGCTCCAGAACCAGGCCGAGCAGATCGAAAATCTTCTTGGCGATCTGGAGAACACGGTGATCATCGCGGTGCTGCTGGTCTCCCTGACGATCATTGCCGTAATGGGTCTGCGTGCCGCTTTGCTGGTGGCGGTAGCCGTGCCGGGAGCTTTCCTGACCGGCATCCTGGTGATCTACGCCATGGGCTTCACCCTCAATATTGTCGTTTTGTTCGCGCTGATCCTCGTTGTCGGCATGTTGGTGGACGGGGCTATCGTCGTGGTTGAGTTGGCCGACAGATACATCAAGGAGGGACGCCATCGCCGAGAAGCGTTTCTGCTCGCATCGCAACGCATGGCCTGGCCGATCATCAGCGCCGCCGCAACCAGCATCGCCGTTTTCGTCCCCATGCTGTTCTGGCCCGGAATGATCGGGGAATTCATCATCTATCTGCCGGCGACGGTCATTATAACCTTGCTCGCGTCGCTGCTCATGGCCCTGGTGTTCGTACCCGCGCTGGGACAGGTGCTCGGGCCAAGATCTCAAGGGGATGATGAGAAGTCGCGGCGCATAAAAGCCGCGGAAACCGGAGATTATCAACATACGGGAAAGATAACGGCACGGTATGTCGAGGTGCTCGGTCACTGCTGCCGACGCCCCGTGCTCACGCTGGCCGGCGGAGTGGGCCTCGTCCTGTGCCTGTATCTGCTCTACGGCGTTTTTGGGCGCGGCGTGGAGTTCTTTCCGGACATCGAACCGGAAACCTTGCAGGTCAGGGTGCATGCCCGGGGCGATCTGTCGGTTTGGGAGGCCGATGACCTGGTGCGCCAGGTCGAACAGCGCTTGGCGGGGCTGAACGGCGTTGAGGCGGTGAACACCCAGGCCATCGCGGACCAGCAGTTGCGCCTGCAGCAGAATCTTCCGGCGGATACCATCGGCGTGATTCGACTCGAGCTGTTGGACTGGCGTCAGCGGCCAAAAGCCGCTGAGATTTCCGCCGCGGTCCGGCAGCGCACGCGCGACCTGCCCGGCTTGCGTGTCCTGGTGCGTGACGAGGGGCAGGGGCCTGCCAGAGGCTTGCCCATAGTGGTTGAACTCAGCGGGGAGCAGCGTCCCTTGTTGTTTCAAGCTGTGAGCCAAGCCCGAACGCTTATGGAGGAACTGGGGGGATTTGCCGAAATACAGGACGATCTACCCGTGCCGGGCGTGGAACTGCGATTGATTGTGGATCGTGAGGAAGCCGCGCGTTACGGGGCAAATGTTCTTCTGCTGGGGCAATCGGTGCAGATGCTCACCGCCGGAGTCGTGCTGGGCGTGTACCGGCCGGCGCACAGCGATGAGGAGGTGGATATTCGGATGCGCTTTCCTCTTGAACGCCGGAATATGGAAGAGTTGGCCAGGCTGAGGGTACCGACGGTCAGCGGGATGGTTCCGATTACCAACTTTGTGCGCATGGAACCGGCGCCGGCCACGGGAGTTATCAACCGGATCAACGGTCGTCCCGCATACCGGATCGAAGCGGACGCGGCCTCGGGATATCAGGTCAACGAGCAGATCCGCCGTCTCGACCAGGCTCTGCAGGGAGCGGAACTCCCCGAAGGCGTGGATTTCATCTTGCGGGGCCAGGCCGAGGATCAGGCTGAGTCGGCCAATTTTCTTCGGGCGGCCTTTTTGGTTTCCATTTTCTTGATGTTTCTGATTCTGGTGACGCAGTTCAACAGCCTGTTGCAGGCGGCGCTGGTCATGTCCGCCATTGTCTTCTCCACTGCGGGAGTTTTGCTTGGCCTGCTGGTCCGGGGCGAGCCCTTCAACATCGTGATGAGCGGGATCGGCATCCTGGCTTTGGCCGGGATCGTGGTTAACAACAACATCGTTCTGATCGACCATTACAACAGGGAGCGCCGTCGCGGCCTGGAGGGGCTGGAGGCGGCTCTGCGCACGGGCGCGCAGCGGATGCGACCGGTGGTGTTGACCGCGGTGACGACGATTCTTGGACTTTTGCCAATGGTTCTCGGCCTGACTATCGACTTCCTGGAGCGGGACATCTACTTCGGAGCTCCGGCCACCCAATACTGGATCGCTTTGTCCACCGCCATCGTCGGCGGCCTGATCATCGCCACCCCGCTCACGCTGCTGTTCACCCCGGCAATGCTGGCCTGGATGGACCGCCGCGGAAAAGGGAACCTTCCCCGCGGCGAAAAACGGCATTCAGCTTAA
- a CDS encoding FAD-binding oxidoreductase, whose product MMLLDSNQSIQRDFPEKTRQTAAQCRHYAMCKIDFLGTGICASGMEKHFVSYFPQGRMDIYDALARDLVPITQGLVDIADSCDLCGICDRQCHFVTGMRPVQVMKALKKHVRDWLALGNSPVPAQSDPDLDALRTIVGQEWVSNDPAILVTYANDPFPLAGMRMPRFVALPRNQSEVTALVRFANEREIPYVVRGNGGSVFGFVFSDGLVMDMHRMKGIEIDAENWTALVEPGVTSFELQQEAVKHGFRVNTAEPAATVCGNIVCTGLFSTWANAYGVNADTFVDMEFVDNNGKLFRLNDPASPNAFCYEHRLTPSPGICTRAHVRLHPVTDDEEGLLVPFADFKEAVDFARDLSRRRIGLAIGVLGGHYLSTFMSPSAELADRVRHSLTEAIGLKYAVFVIGDGFACRTVREMRDSVIDAELFRMFMLGLPNMADDEWVELIAGMDGDHAPYEILLRSEMRPVLDAVLRPAPETAARAVDEDLQSFYAKLYTRPEMTDMVWLNMFRILSSRMSRHKHMFAFLVYVPMDRADVIEEICAELKRIADSHGIDNDYGFLTPLDLGKRGILEYDYYIDHQDPEEAEKIRAAMVEFEPYLDNLSVGTKGVKWLKYIFSQGCARKDAFLYT is encoded by the coding sequence ATGATGCTGCTCGATTCAAATCAATCCATACAACGCGACTTCCCGGAGAAAACACGGCAAACAGCAGCCCAGTGTCGGCATTACGCCATGTGCAAGATCGATTTTCTGGGCACGGGGATCTGCGCGTCAGGGATGGAGAAACATTTTGTCAGCTATTTTCCCCAGGGCCGGATGGACATCTATGACGCTCTTGCCAGAGACCTCGTACCCATCACGCAAGGTCTGGTGGACATTGCCGATTCCTGCGACTTGTGCGGTATTTGCGACCGACAATGCCATTTCGTGACCGGAATGCGGCCGGTTCAGGTGATGAAGGCTTTGAAAAAACATGTCCGGGACTGGCTGGCTCTAGGCAACAGCCCTGTGCCTGCCCAGTCCGATCCGGACCTGGACGCACTGCGAACCATCGTCGGCCAAGAGTGGGTCTCCAATGATCCGGCCATCCTGGTGACCTACGCCAATGATCCCTTCCCCTTGGCCGGAATGCGCATGCCACGCTTTGTAGCCCTGCCGAGAAACCAGAGCGAGGTCACAGCCCTGGTCCGCTTCGCCAATGAACGGGAGATACCCTATGTTGTCCGGGGCAACGGCGGCAGCGTCTTCGGATTCGTGTTCAGCGACGGGCTGGTGATGGACATGCACCGCATGAAGGGCATCGAGATCGATGCCGAAAACTGGACCGCCCTGGTGGAGCCCGGCGTGACCTCCTTCGAACTGCAGCAGGAAGCGGTGAAACACGGTTTTCGCGTCAACACGGCGGAGCCGGCGGCCACTGTCTGCGGCAATATCGTCTGCACCGGCCTCTTCTCGACCTGGGCCAACGCCTACGGTGTGAATGCGGACACCTTCGTGGACATGGAATTCGTGGACAACAACGGTAAGCTTTTTCGACTCAACGATCCGGCCTCCCCAAATGCCTTCTGCTACGAGCACAGGCTGACGCCTTCGCCCGGCATCTGCACCCGCGCCCATGTTCGCCTGCATCCGGTGACCGACGACGAGGAAGGACTGCTCGTGCCTTTCGCGGACTTCAAGGAGGCCGTGGATTTTGCCCGGGACCTGAGCCGACGCCGGATCGGACTGGCTATCGGCGTGCTGGGCGGCCATTACCTGTCCACCTTCATGTCTCCTTCGGCTGAACTCGCGGACCGGGTCCGGCACAGCCTGACCGAGGCCATCGGCCTTAAGTACGCCGTATTCGTCATCGGCGACGGCTTTGCCTGCCGGACTGTACGCGAAATGCGAGATTCAGTGATCGACGCCGAACTGTTCCGCATGTTCATGCTCGGACTGCCCAACATGGCTGATGATGAATGGGTAGAACTGATTGCCGGGATGGACGGCGACCACGCACCCTACGAGATCCTGTTGCGCTCGGAAATGCGCCCAGTTCTGGACGCAGTGCTTCGGCCAGCACCGGAAACCGCGGCCAGGGCCGTGGACGAGGATCTCCAATCATTCTACGCCAAGCTCTATACCCGCCCCGAAATGACGGACATGGTCTGGCTGAACATGTTCCGGATTCTCAGTTCCCGCATGTCCCGGCACAAGCACATGTTCGCCTTCCTGGTCTACGTGCCCATGGACCGGGCCGACGTGATTGAAGAAATCTGCGCGGAACTGAAGCGCATCGCCGACAGCCACGGCATCGACAACGACTACGGATTCCTGACGCCTCTGGATCTGGGCAAGCGCGGCATTCTTGAATACGACTACTACATCGATCACCAGGACCCGGAAGAGGCGGAAAAGATCCGCGCGGCCATGGTCGAATTCGAACCCTATCTGGACAATCTGAGCGTCGGGACCAAGGGAGTGAAGTGGTTGAAGTACATTTTCTCCCAGGGCTGCGCGCGCAAGGACGCCTTTCTCTACACATGA
- a CDS encoding type II secretion system F family protein has translation MPTFQYLALDRQGIQRKGLCEAESRAVAYGKLQEQGLLPLQLGLAGGVHIRSLRSWLTPGVWLHRIRLDEAFYSLGMMLQGGGSLAQSLDLLARTSNGHASGFWLQIRDAVEGGQAFSQALQDHPAVIPPVYTAMVHVAEQVGRLGEVLERIARYEEGRREFRERLLTSLGYPLTILVIGLGAVFFLLSRVLPRIADIVTSSAGELSWDTRILLSVGAWMESWGMMLLLGLGGAAWMSVMAYKRRPGWRMRLDRLFWRLPVVQKGVLARFSGLVAFQLQAGIPMVQALESSAQGVGSLFFREKMSQAAREVSTGQPLDEVLSRQGIYPDVFLTSISAGRAAGGLGSFLERLGKLLERETDATLKRFAALVEPALILALGLLVGFLVLAVMGPIFDLTSRVR, from the coding sequence TTGCCGACATTTCAATATCTTGCCCTGGACCGCCAAGGAATTCAGCGCAAGGGGCTTTGTGAAGCTGAGAGCCGCGCGGTGGCCTATGGAAAACTTCAGGAGCAAGGCCTGTTGCCCCTTCAGCTCGGCCTTGCCGGAGGCGTCCACATCCGCTCATTGCGCTCCTGGCTCACTCCAGGGGTTTGGCTGCATCGCATCCGTCTGGATGAAGCCTTCTACTCCCTGGGAATGATGCTTCAGGGAGGCGGGTCGCTGGCGCAGAGTCTGGATCTTCTGGCGCGAACATCCAACGGGCATGCTTCGGGATTCTGGCTGCAGATTCGTGACGCGGTGGAGGGTGGGCAGGCTTTTTCCCAGGCCTTGCAGGATCATCCCGCGGTCATTCCTCCGGTATATACGGCCATGGTCCATGTGGCGGAACAGGTTGGGCGGCTGGGTGAGGTGCTGGAGCGAATCGCCCGATACGAGGAGGGGAGACGGGAATTTCGGGAACGATTGCTCACCTCTCTCGGATATCCTCTGACCATTCTGGTGATCGGCCTTGGCGCGGTCTTTTTCCTGCTATCCCGGGTTCTTCCGCGGATCGCCGACATCGTGACCTCTTCCGCCGGAGAATTGTCCTGGGATACGCGGATCCTTCTCAGCGTGGGGGCGTGGATGGAATCCTGGGGGATGATGCTTTTGTTGGGTTTGGGAGGCGCGGCATGGATGTCAGTCATGGCCTACAAACGCAGGCCGGGTTGGCGAATGCGTCTGGACAGGCTTTTCTGGCGGCTACCCGTGGTTCAAAAAGGCGTGCTGGCTCGTTTTTCCGGTCTTGTAGCCTTTCAACTGCAAGCCGGCATTCCCATGGTTCAGGCCCTGGAAAGTTCGGCTCAGGGGGTGGGGTCGCTTTTTTTTCGAGAAAAAATGTCCCAGGCCGCCCGGGAAGTTTCCACGGGCCAGCCTTTGGATGAAGTGCTGTCCAGACAGGGCATCTATCCAGATGTTTTTTTGACCTCTATCAGTGCCGGGCGGGCCGCCGGAGGGCTTGGTTCGTTTCTGGAGCGTCTGGGCAAACTGCTTGAACGTGAAACCGACGCCACATTGAAACGCTTTGCAGCACTGGTGGAACCGGCTTTGATTCTGGCGTTAGGGCTTCTGGTGGGTTTTCTCGTTCTGGCGGTCATGGGGCCGATCTTTGATTTGACCTCACGCGTCAGGTGA
- a CDS encoding efflux RND transporter periplasmic adaptor subunit yields the protein MMSKVLGGPKTWVIIGILALVIIWIASGVLLRDDETKEEVRPAERRTIVAVRQMQAQPVERLLVLHGDLQPEQVVMVRAETGGRIENWHVQLGAAVEAGDLLAQLELSERRAQLRQAQARLNVTERQLQATRQLVEDGFEAEIQLETAMAEMEAAQADLTAIEEEISRTRIEAPIAGSVDQRIAERGDFVSTGDEVARIVNNHPLRAMVQVPQHSIGRVRVGLPARVNVLRHGMVEGEVTFVSTLADPATRTFRIEVEVPNPGRDLPAGTSAEVEIPTEEVLAHQVSPAVIGLDDDGRIGVMTVDAEDRVQFHVIEVVRAGREGVWVTGLPDRARIITVGQGFVRAGEEVIARSEEAHLMHEDAPVESVAQ from the coding sequence ATGATGAGCAAGGTTTTGGGAGGGCCCAAGACGTGGGTGATCATCGGCATTCTTGCCCTGGTGATCATCTGGATCGCAAGCGGCGTGCTGTTGCGTGACGACGAAACGAAGGAAGAGGTCAGGCCTGCCGAGCGCAGGACCATCGTAGCTGTTCGGCAAATGCAGGCGCAGCCGGTGGAGCGCCTTCTCGTGCTGCACGGGGATCTGCAACCGGAACAGGTCGTGATGGTGCGAGCGGAGACGGGCGGGCGTATCGAGAACTGGCATGTGCAGCTTGGTGCGGCCGTGGAAGCGGGCGACTTGTTGGCCCAGCTTGAGCTCAGCGAGCGCCGTGCGCAGTTGCGGCAGGCCCAGGCGAGGTTGAATGTCACTGAAAGGCAACTGCAGGCTACGCGTCAACTCGTTGAGGACGGCTTTGAGGCTGAAATCCAGCTCGAAACGGCAATGGCGGAAATGGAAGCCGCCCAGGCGGATTTGACGGCGATTGAAGAGGAAATCAGCCGGACCAGGATTGAGGCGCCCATCGCCGGGAGCGTGGACCAGCGCATTGCCGAGCGTGGAGATTTCGTCTCCACCGGAGACGAGGTGGCCAGGATCGTCAACAATCATCCGTTGCGGGCCATGGTTCAGGTGCCGCAGCACAGCATCGGGCGGGTCAGAGTGGGCTTGCCGGCACGAGTGAACGTGTTGCGTCACGGCATGGTGGAGGGCGAGGTGACCTTCGTCAGTACGCTTGCGGATCCGGCCACCCGCACCTTCCGCATTGAAGTCGAGGTGCCGAATCCAGGCCGGGATCTGCCTGCCGGGACCAGCGCCGAGGTCGAGATACCCACCGAGGAGGTGCTTGCACATCAGGTTTCGCCGGCCGTCATCGGGCTGGATGATGACGGCCGGATCGGCGTGATGACCGTGGACGCGGAAGACAGGGTGCAGTTTCATGTCATCGAAGTCGTACGTGCCGGCCGGGAGGGAGTCTGGGTCACGGGATTGCCGGATCGGGCACGCATCATCACCGTCGGCCAGGGCTTTGTTCGAGCCGGGGAGGAGGTGATTGCCCGTTCCGAGGAAGCACACTTGATGCACGAGGACGCTCCTGTGGAGAGTGTGGCGCAATGA
- a CDS encoding SDR family oxidoreductase — translation MTTEPRTILVTGGTGLLGSHIAVRLLADGHRILLLARGRPRQSARVRVDNLLDWFGVPQSLRSKLKVLDGNLDHPGLDLHGRDRQMVTEEAEETIHCASDTSFSTRKRQHVERTNIRGLEHLLDVLQGGACRGFHLISTAYTAGKRSGSCPEDFAPAVAFHNVYEETKHRAEHLAKLRCAQNRIVLTVHRPSIVYGDSVTGRTFLFNALYYPVRTLHFFSKLYGRDIREQDGAKARAMGVTMDPDETLHLPLRIAGSESHGINLIPVDHFIRAFMAIRADAPQGGVFHIVNPDNITIGRLVDYTRRFFRLKGLRTAVPDDFIDSPRNGLELLFENHIQAYGSYMQDNRIFENAKSEAILHRHGITCPAFTYDVFATCMRYAVDVDWGRSPEPHAAIRTDGKRQPFSPETQPDEARNEVAAGYRNA, via the coding sequence ATGACCACTGAGCCACGCACCATCCTGGTCACCGGGGGGACCGGCCTTCTGGGCAGTCACATTGCCGTCCGACTGCTGGCCGACGGGCACCGCATCCTGTTGCTGGCCCGCGGCCGCCCCCGCCAAAGCGCACGGGTCCGCGTGGATAATCTGCTGGATTGGTTCGGCGTTCCTCAAAGCCTGCGCTCCAAACTGAAGGTTCTGGATGGAAATCTGGACCATCCGGGGCTGGATTTGCATGGCCGGGACCGTCAGATGGTGACTGAGGAAGCGGAGGAAACCATACACTGCGCCTCGGATACCTCCTTTTCAACACGCAAGCGGCAACATGTGGAACGAACCAACATCCGTGGCCTGGAACACCTTCTGGACGTGCTACAAGGTGGCGCATGCCGCGGATTTCATCTGATCAGCACCGCATATACGGCCGGCAAGCGCAGCGGCTCCTGCCCGGAGGACTTCGCGCCGGCCGTGGCTTTTCATAATGTCTACGAAGAGACGAAACACCGTGCGGAACATCTGGCCAAGTTGCGTTGCGCCCAAAACCGGATCGTACTGACGGTGCATCGTCCGTCCATTGTCTACGGCGACTCCGTCACCGGCCGGACGTTTCTGTTCAATGCCCTGTACTATCCGGTGCGAACCCTGCACTTTTTCAGCAAGCTGTACGGCCGGGATATCCGCGAACAGGACGGCGCCAAGGCTCGGGCCATGGGCGTTACGATGGACCCGGATGAAACCCTGCATCTGCCCCTGCGGATAGCCGGGTCCGAGAGTCACGGCATCAACCTGATCCCCGTGGATCATTTCATCCGGGCGTTCATGGCCATTCGCGCGGATGCACCCCAGGGCGGGGTCTTTCATATCGTTAATCCGGACAACATCACGATCGGCCGGCTTGTGGATTACACCCGCCGGTTTTTCAGACTCAAAGGGTTACGTACGGCTGTTCCGGATGATTTTATCGACAGCCCCAGGAACGGCCTGGAACTGCTCTTTGAAAACCATATCCAGGCCTACGGCTCATACATGCAGGACAACCGGATTTTTGAAAATGCCAAGTCAGAGGCCATCTTGCACAGACACGGCATCACCTGCCCGGCATTCACCTACGACGTCTTCGCAACGTGTATGCGTTACGCAGTCGATGTGGATTGGGGGCGGAGTCCTGAGCCCCATGCCGCAATCCGGACTGATGGAAAACGCCAACCATTCTCCCCCGAGACTCAGCCCGATGAAGCACGAAATGAAGTCGCCGCGGGATATCGGAATGCATGA
- a CDS encoding ubiquinone/menaquinone biosynthesis methyltransferase has product MHEKVSYGYERIPASEKRRRVLGHFETIAHRYDLADALLSFGLHFFWRRRALRRLNLRPGERVMDLCGGTGDFAVMASKAVGPSGRVTVCDFSRTMMDKGRCKAAQAGQDAAIQWVQGDAENMAFAEDSFDAVIVGYGIRNFVFLERGLGEIRRVLKPGGRFLAMEFSIPQSFWLRTLYHYYSFRIMPRAGRLITGTAEPFHYLAESIRVFPSPARVQDLLTENHFVHATHELMSNGLAVLYSGQKEIIRLEGTFEK; this is encoded by the coding sequence ATGCATGAAAAGGTCTCCTACGGCTACGAAAGGATTCCGGCCTCGGAAAAACGTCGCCGCGTGCTCGGCCATTTCGAGACAATAGCCCATCGCTATGATCTTGCGGACGCCTTGCTCAGCTTCGGGCTGCATTTTTTCTGGAGACGCAGGGCACTACGCAGGCTGAACCTTCGGCCGGGCGAACGCGTGATGGACCTGTGCGGCGGCACCGGCGACTTCGCTGTCATGGCATCGAAGGCCGTGGGGCCATCCGGGCGGGTGACCGTCTGCGACTTCAGCCGGACCATGATGGACAAGGGCCGCTGCAAAGCCGCACAGGCCGGACAGGACGCCGCCATCCAGTGGGTGCAGGGGGACGCCGAGAACATGGCGTTTGCCGAGGACAGCTTTGACGCAGTCATCGTGGGTTATGGCATCCGTAATTTCGTCTTTCTGGAGCGAGGACTGGGCGAGATCCGGCGGGTGCTGAAGCCGGGGGGCAGGTTTTTGGCAATGGAGTTTTCCATCCCGCAATCTTTTTGGCTGCGAACCCTGTACCACTACTACTCCTTCCGGATCATGCCCCGGGCAGGCAGGCTGATCACCGGAACAGCCGAGCCCTTCCACTATCTGGCCGAATCCATCCGCGTCTTTCCGTCACCGGCGCGGGTTCAAGACCTCCTGACCGAGAACCACTTCGTCCATGCAACCCATGAGTTGATGAGCAATGGCTTGGCCGTGCTGTATTCCGGGCAAAAAGAGATCATCCGGCTGGAGGGTACTTTTGAAAAATGA